One Vigna unguiculata cultivar IT97K-499-35 chromosome 7, ASM411807v1, whole genome shotgun sequence genomic region harbors:
- the LOC114190795 gene encoding transcription factor MYB108-like isoform X1: protein MQQTPHPQHASNISPNSVSQKLQEKETIFLQEQTWNPNCMYWGKVLGGGGVMMEEELWRKGPWTAEEDRLLVEYVRLHGEGRWNSVSRLAGLKRNGKSCRLRWVNYLRPDLKRGQITPQEESIILELHARWGNRWSTIARSLPGRTDNEIKNYWRTHFKKKAKSPSDAAEKARNRVMKKQQFQQQQQLQQQQQQYEAQKQLQFNFDMKDIMALLEDNNTCRTPYAAASQSRQEMNTMHQNNTEEQGFFYSMLNNGNISAPETSSEEIFLDGLWNLDHGNFTVANAASKAGLYNLVAPFC from the exons ATGCAGCAAACACCACACCCACAACATGCATCAAACATTAGCCCTAATTCAGTGTCACAGAAATTGCAAGAAAAAGAAACCATTTTTCTCCAAGAACAAACTTGGAACCCTAATTGCATGTATTGGGGGAAAGTTTTGGGTGGTGGAGGTGTGATGATGGAGGAGGAACTATGGAGGAAGGGACCATGGACTGCTGAAGAAGACAGGTTGCTTGTTGAATATGTCAGACTCCATGGTGAAGGAAGATGGAACTCTGTTTCTAGGCTTGCAG GGTTGAAAAGAAATGGGAAGAGTTGCAGATTGAGGTGGGTGAATTATCTGAGGCCTGATCTAAAGAGGGGACAGATAACACCACAAGAAGAGAGTATAATTCTGGAGTTGCATGCAAGGTGGGGGAacag ATGGTCAACAATTGCAAGGAGTTTACCAGGAAGAACAGACAATGAGATAAAGAACTATTGGAGGACTCATTTCAAGAAAAAAGCTAAAAGTCCCTCTGATGCAGCTGAGAAAGCAAGAAATAGAGTCATGAAGAAGCAGCAATTTCAGCAGCAACAACAGttgcagcagcagcagcaacagTATGAGGCACAAAAACAGCTACAGTTCAACTTTGACATGAAAGACATCATGGCCTTGCTTGAGGACAACAACACATGCAGAACACCTTATGCAGCAGCATCTCAATCTAGACAAGAAATGAACACCATGCACCAAAACAACACAGAAGAGCAAGGATTCTTTTACTCCATGCTTAATAATGGCAACATTTCTGCACCAGAAACCTCATCTGAAGAAATCTTTTTGGATGGTCTGTGGAACTTGGATCATGGCAATTTCACTGTAGCTAATGCAGCAAGCAAAGCTGGTCTATACAATTTAGTTGCTCCCTTCTGTTAA
- the LOC114190795 gene encoding transcription factor MYB108-like isoform X2: MQQTPHPQHASNISPNSVSQKLQEKETIFLQEQTWNPNCMYWGKVLGGGGVMMEEELWRKGPWTAEEDRLLVEYVRLHGEGRWNSVSRLAGLKRNGKSCRLRWVNYLRPDLKRGQITPQEESIILELHARWSTIARSLPGRTDNEIKNYWRTHFKKKAKSPSDAAEKARNRVMKKQQFQQQQQLQQQQQQYEAQKQLQFNFDMKDIMALLEDNNTCRTPYAAASQSRQEMNTMHQNNTEEQGFFYSMLNNGNISAPETSSEEIFLDGLWNLDHGNFTVANAASKAGLYNLVAPFC; the protein is encoded by the exons ATGCAGCAAACACCACACCCACAACATGCATCAAACATTAGCCCTAATTCAGTGTCACAGAAATTGCAAGAAAAAGAAACCATTTTTCTCCAAGAACAAACTTGGAACCCTAATTGCATGTATTGGGGGAAAGTTTTGGGTGGTGGAGGTGTGATGATGGAGGAGGAACTATGGAGGAAGGGACCATGGACTGCTGAAGAAGACAGGTTGCTTGTTGAATATGTCAGACTCCATGGTGAAGGAAGATGGAACTCTGTTTCTAGGCTTGCAG GGTTGAAAAGAAATGGGAAGAGTTGCAGATTGAGGTGGGTGAATTATCTGAGGCCTGATCTAAAGAGGGGACAGATAACACCACAAGAAGAGAGTATAATTCTGGAGTTGCATGCAAG ATGGTCAACAATTGCAAGGAGTTTACCAGGAAGAACAGACAATGAGATAAAGAACTATTGGAGGACTCATTTCAAGAAAAAAGCTAAAAGTCCCTCTGATGCAGCTGAGAAAGCAAGAAATAGAGTCATGAAGAAGCAGCAATTTCAGCAGCAACAACAGttgcagcagcagcagcaacagTATGAGGCACAAAAACAGCTACAGTTCAACTTTGACATGAAAGACATCATGGCCTTGCTTGAGGACAACAACACATGCAGAACACCTTATGCAGCAGCATCTCAATCTAGACAAGAAATGAACACCATGCACCAAAACAACACAGAAGAGCAAGGATTCTTTTACTCCATGCTTAATAATGGCAACATTTCTGCACCAGAAACCTCATCTGAAGAAATCTTTTTGGATGGTCTGTGGAACTTGGATCATGGCAATTTCACTGTAGCTAATGCAGCAAGCAAAGCTGGTCTATACAATTTAGTTGCTCCCTTCTGTTAA
- the LOC114192049 gene encoding ammonium transporter 1 member 1-like, which yields MSQQTCSADQLAQLFGPNTTNAQAAATLICDQFAAVGRNFTDAGYAIDNTYLLFSAYLVFSMQLGFAMLCAGSVRAKNTMNIMLTNVLDAAAGGIFYYLFGFAFAFGSPSNGFIGKHYFGLTDLHSDNLDYSNFLYQWAFAIAAAGITSGSIAERTQFVAYLIYSSFLTGFVYPVVSHWFWSPDGWASAFNVGNLLFSTGVIDFAGSGVVHMVGGVAGLWGALIEGPRIGRFDHAGRAVALRGHSASLVVLGTFMLWFGWYGFNPGSFNKILVPYGSGNKYGQWSAVGRTAVTTTLAGSTAALTTLFGKRLISGHWNVTDVCNGLLGGFAAITAGCSVVEPWAAIVCGFVASLVLIACNKLAEKVRFDDPLEAAQLHGGCGAWGVIFTALFAKKEYVFEVYRGESRPYGLFMGGGGKLLAAHVIQILVIVGWVSATMGPLFWGLKKLKLLRISAEDELAGMDLTRHGGFAYAYEDDETHRHGIQLRKVEPNASTPTTDGGL from the coding sequence ATGTCGCAGCAAACCTGTTCGGCGGACCAGCTAGCCCAACTTTTTGGCCCAAACACAACCAACGCCCAAGCGGCGGCCACGCTAATCTGCGACCAGTTCGCCGCCGTGGGTAGGAATTTCACCGACGCAGGCTATGCCATCGACAACACCTACCTCCTCTTCTCCGCGTACCTCGTCTTCTCCATGCAGCTTGGCTTCGCCATGCTCTGTGCCGGCTCGGTCCGTGCCAAGAACACCATGAACATCATGCTCACCAACGTGCTCGACGCCGCCGCCGGCGGTATCTTCTACTACCTCTTCGGCTTTGCCTTCGCCTTCGGCTCCCCTTCCAACGGCTTCATCGGGAAACACTACTTCGGCCTCACAGACCTCCACTCCGACAATTTAGACTACAGCAACTTCCTTTACCAGTGGGCCTTCGCCATCGCCGCCGCCGGCATCACCAGCGGCTCCATCGCCGAGCGAACGCAGTTCGTCGCCTACCTAATCTACTCTTCCTTCCTCACCGGCTTCGTCTATCCGGTAGTCTCTCACTGGTTCTGGTCCCCTGACGGTTGGGCATCCGCGTTCAACGTAGGCAATCTTTTATTCTCCACCGGTGTAATCGACTTCGCCGGCTCCGGCGTTGTCCACATGGTCGGCGGTGTGGCGGGACTCTGGGGCGCGCTTATCGAGGGTCCACGAATCGGCCGATTCGACCACGCGGGACGCGCGGTGGCCTTACGTGGGCACAGCGCCTCGTTAGTCGTGCTCGGAACCTTCATGCTGTGGTTCGGTTGGTACGGTTTCAACCCTGGTTCATTCAACAAAATCTTAGTCCCTTATGGCTCAGGGAACAAGTATGGTCAATGGAGCGCGGTTGGGAGAACCGCGGTTACCACAACTCTGGCAGGGTCAACGGCGGCGTTGACCACGCTCTTCGGGAAACGCCTGATATCTGGTCACTGGAACGTCACCGATGTCTGCAACGGTTTGCTGGGCGGGTTCGCCGCCATCACAGCCGGTTGTTCTGTGGTGGAGCCGTGGGCGGCTATCGTGTGTGGTTTTGTGGCGTCCCTTGTTCTGATCGCGTGTAACAAACTGGCGGAGAAGGTTAGGTTTGACGATCCCTTGGAAGCGGCGCAGTTGCATGGAGGGTGTGGCGCGTGGGGGGTGATCTTCACGGCGCTGTTCGCGAAGAAGGAGTACGTATTTGAGGTTTACCGGGGAGAGTCGAGGCCGTACGGGTTGTTTATGGGTGGCGGAGGGAAGTTGTTGGCGGCGCACGTGATTCAGATTTTGGTGATTGTTGGGTGGGTTAGTGCCACCATGGGGCCTCTCTTCTGGGGGTTGAAAAAATTGAAGCTTTTGAGGATTTCGGCGGAGGATGAACTGGCGGGTATGGATCTGACCCGGCATGGAGGGTTTGCCTACGCCTATGAGGATGATGAGACTCACAGGCATGGGATTCAATTGAGAAAGGTTGAACCCAACGCCTCTACTCCCACCACTGATGGGGGATTATGA